In one Fusarium keratoplasticum isolate Fu6.1 chromosome 5, whole genome shotgun sequence genomic region, the following are encoded:
- a CDS encoding General transcription and DNA repair factor IIH subunit TFB5, with the protein MPRAIRGVLIECDPSIKSIIVSIDSTNHDYIIEDLDDERVVVKENMVSMLKAKLEDRLKENLPPEEESGSE; encoded by the exons ATGCCTCGCGCGATCAGAG GCGTTCTTATCGAATGCGACCCTTCGATCAAGTCCATCATTGTTAGCATCGACAGCACGAACCACGATTACATCATTGAAGATCTGGACGATGAACGCGTcgtggtcaaggagaacatGGTTTCCATGCTCAAGGCAAAACTAGAAGAT CGTCTCAAGGAGAACCTCCCGCCCGAGGAAGAGTCCGGCTCCGAGTAG
- a CDS encoding 1,3-beta-glucanosyltransferase produces MKTAVLLSALAGIGAVSATPTLKEPPSKRATLPTVTVSGNAFWAGDERFYLRGIDYQPGGASANKDPLADTKVCERDIKNFKDLGVNVIRVYAVDNTADHDECMKALNDAGIYLVLDVNNPKYSINRGNPGPSYNAAYLQSVFATVEMFAQYDNTLAFFSGNEVINDEEDTDKSAPYVKAVTRDMRAFMKARKLRQVPVGYSAADVAQNRMQTAHYFNCGSDDLRSDFFAFNDYSWCNSDFKTAGWDVKVKNFTDYGLPIFLSEYGCIKNRPRKFEELEALMSDEMTGVYSGGLMYEYSYEDNDFGIVKISGNTVKTTDEYKLLKEALKNYPMPTGSGGAAKSTHGVDCPAKEDVWQVDPDLVPEMPSQAKKYFTNGAGKGPGFDGNDGEGSHFEVDSGTATASVSAGKSTSTSSGSESSDDDDDSAASTLDLAPLYITGAATLFTLFGTLLL; encoded by the exons ATGAAGACCGCTGTTCTTCTTTCCGCTTTGGCGGGCATTGGCGCCGTCTCGGCCACCCCTACCCTCAAGGAGCCTCCTAGCAAGCGTGCAACCCTCCCCACCGTGACGGTCTCGGGCAACG CTTTCTGGGCCGGCGATGAACGATTCTACCTTCGAGGCATTGACTATCAGCCTGGCGGTGCTTCCGCTAACAAGGACCCCTTGGCCGATACTAAGGTCTGCGAGCGTGATATTAAGAACTTCAAGGACCTTGGCGTCAATGTCATTCGTGTTTACGCCGTCGACAACACGGCCGACCACGATGAGTGCATGAAGGCGCTCAACGATGCTGGCATCTACCTCGTCCTGGATGTCAACAACCCCAAGTACTCTATCAACCGCGGCAACCCCGGTCCCTCCTACAACGCCGCCTACCTCCAGAGCGTCTTTGCCACTGTCGAGATGTTTGCTCAGTACGACAACACCCTCGCTTTCTTCTCGGGTAACGAGGTCATcaacgatgaggaggatacCGACAAGTCCGCTCCCTACGTCAAGGCTGTCACTCGTGATATGAGGGCATTCATGAAGGCCCGCAAGCTCCGCCAGGTCCCTGTCGGTTACTCGGCTGCCGATGTCGCACAGAACAGAATGCAGACTGCCCACTACTTCAACTGCGGCTCCGACGATCTGCGGTCCGACTTCTTCGCCTTCAACGACTACTCTTGGTGCAACAGTGACTTCAAGACCGCTGGCTGGgatgtcaaggtcaagaactTTACTGACTACGGTCTTCCCATCTT CCTCTCCGAATATGGTTGCATCAAGAACCGTCCTCGcaagtttgaggagctcgaggccctGATGAGCGACGAGATGACCGGTGTCTACTCTGGTGGTCTCATGTACGAGTACTCGTACGAGGACAACGACTTCGGTATCGTCAAGATCAGCGGCAACACCGTCAAGACCACCGACGAGTACAAGCTTTTGAAGGAGGCTCTTAAGAACTACCCCATGCCCACCGGCTCTGGCGGCGCTGCCAAGTCTACGCACGGTGTCGACTGCCCCGCCAAGGAAGATGTCTGGCAGGTTGACCCTGACCTTGTTCCCGAGATGCCCTCGCAGGCCAAGAAGTACTTTACCAACGGTGCTGGCAAGGGTCCCGGCTTCGATGGCAACGATGGCGAGGGTTCCCACTTTGAGGTCGACAGCGGTACCGCGACCGCCAGTGTCAGCGCTGGTAAGTCCACTTCTACCAGCAGTGGTTCCGAGTCTtcggacgacgacgacgacagcgcCGCTTCCACTCTGGACCTGGCTCCTCTCTACATCACTGGCGCCGCCACCCTCTTCACTCTGTTCGGAACCCTTCTCCTGTAA
- a CDS encoding Ornithine decarboxylase antizyme, with product MAPMKTQNLNYSSNYGEAVAQKVNVLASCYIVDSVANLKGLHYCTTGGPSGIPEVPSSGLPSPRTSPPLAALTSSNELALLPKSKKREIPGRRLARRGGAALSIREECERFFCESMKTTFHGERNSSMNGSGLSGAYLQTPPPDDRLPEHFKQLSDDKLPGYDITAWLEMWDYAGGASFRAFVADDGEEKTLFVFFDIQGVLGRDLKKALMALIELADGPLDCSHIVTCIDRRIPVDEARSLSKSLQWVGFDMITLDHWAHDLDVTSKRWMLMGMEL from the exons atggCGCCAATGAAAACCCAAAATTTGAATTACAGTAGTAATTACGGCGAGGCCGTTGCCCAGAAGGTCAATGTCCTTGCCTCTTGCTACATCGTCGACTCTGTCGCCAACCTTAAGGGCCTCCACTACTGCACTACCGGG GGGCCGAGTGGTATTCCTGAGGTCCCTTCCTCAGGCCTACCCTCCCCTCGGACAAGTCCCCCCCTCGCCGCACTAACCTCGTCTAACGAGCTCGCCCTTCtgcccaagagcaagaagcgcGAGATCCCAGGCCGGCGCCTGGCCCGACGAGGGGGGGCAGCACTCTCGATCAGGGAAGAATGTGAGAGATTCTTCTGCGAGTCCATGAAGACGACTTTCCACGGTGAGAGGAATTCGTCGATGAATGGCTCCGGCCTGTCTGGTGCTTATTTGCAAACGCCGCCGCCCGATGACCGGCTTCCCGAACACTTCAAGCAGCTCTCCGACGACAAGCTGCCCGGCTACGACATTACTGCCTGGTTGGAGATGTGGGACTATGCCGGCGGTGCGAGCTTCCGTGCCTTTGTCGCTGACGACGGAGAGGAAAAGACcctctttgtcttcttcgACATCCAAGGCGTTCTTGGCCGAGATCTGAAAAAGGC TCTCATGGCCCTTATCGAACTGGCTGACGGTCCTCTGGACTGCTCCCACATTGTCACTTGCATTGATAGGCGCATCCCTGTGGATGAGGCGCGGTCTCTGTCCAAGAGTCTTCAGTGGGTTGGCTTCGACATGATTACCCTTGATCACTGGGCTCATGACCTCGACGTCACGAGCAAGAGGTGGATGTTGATGGGTATGGAGCTGTAG
- a CDS encoding Imidazole glycerol phosphate synthase hisHF produces the protein MPTVHLLDYVAGNVRSLVNAIEKSGYEVEWIRSPEEVPKAEKLILPGVGHFGHCLSQLSQAGYLEPIRKHIAEGKPFFGVCVGLQALFEGSIENPDVPGLGVIPAALDRFDDSTKSVPHIGWNNAFTGGKAMYDLQPDSKYYYVHSYKCPYKPGELESQGWTVATGTYGTETFVGAIAKGNVYATQFHPEKSGVAGLKTIRAFLTGEGLKNLGTVVDEAVASAPVEFKDSLTRRVIACLDVRTNDQGDLVVTKGDQYDVREKSDDRSVRNLGKPVEMAKRYYEAGADEVTFLNITSFRDCPIADLPMLEILRQTSRTVFVPLTIGGGIRDTVDTDGTKVSALEIATMYFKSGADKVSIGSDAVLAAEEYYSLGRKLFGNTAIEQISRAYGIQAVVVSIDPKRVYVPKPDATRHNIIKTNFPGPKGEEYCWYACTIKGGRETRDMDVVELVQAVEAMGAGEILLNCIDKDGTNSGFDLELINQVKASIKIPVIASSGAGNPGHFKEVFEKTTTDAALGAGMFHRGEYTVKQVKDYLQEQGLKVRQFEEGF, from the exons ATGCCCACTGTTCACCTGTTGGACTATGTCGCCGGCAACGTCAGGAGCCTGGTGAACGCCATTGAAAAGTCGGGCTACGAAGTTGAATGGATCAGATCGCCAGAGGAAGTCCCCAAGGCAGAG AAACTCATCCTCCCCGGTGTCGGCCACTTCGGCCACTGTCTCTCACAGCTCTCCCAGGCCGGATACCTCGAGCCCATCCGGAAACACATTGCGGAGGGCAAGCCCTTCTTCGGTGTCTGTGTTGGTCTTCAGGCTCTCTTCGAGGGCTCAATCGAGAACCCGGATGTGCCCGGCCTGGGAGTCATCCCCGCGGCTCTGGACCGTTTCGATGACTCGACCAAGTCAGTCCCGCATATTGGGTGGAACAACGCCTTTACTGGAGGAAAGGCCATGTACGACCTCCAGCCCGACTCCAAGTACTACTATGTCCACTCGTACAAGTGTCCCTACAAACCGGGCGAGCTCGAGTCCCAAGGCTGGACGGTAGCAACTGGTACCTATGGCACCGAGACTTTCGTAGGCGCCATTGCCAAAGGCAACGTCTACGCAACACAATTTCACCCGGAGAAGTCTGGAGTTGCCGGTCTAAAGACTATTCGCGCCTTTCTCACTGGCGAAGGTCTGAAGAATCTTGGCACCGTTGTTGACGAAGCTGTTGCTAGTGCACCggtcgagttcaaggacaGTCTCACACGACGAGTCATTGCCTGTCTTGATGTTCGCACAAATGACCAGGGCGATCTTGTTGTCACCAAGGGCGACCAGTACGACGTTCGCGAGAAGAGCGACGACCGCAGCGTACGCAACCTCGGCAAGCCCGttgagatggccaagcgCTACTATGAAGCTGGTGCCGACGAGGTGAccttcctcaacatcacTTCCTTCCGAGACTGCCCCATTGCCGACCTTCCCATGCTCGAGATCCTCCGCCAGACGTCTCGCACCGTCTTTGTGCCACTCACCATCGGCGGTGGCATTCGCGACACCGTGGATACGGATGGGACAAAAGTGTCGGCCCTCGAGATCGCCACCATGTACTTCAAGTCTGGCGCCGACAAGGTCTCGATCGGCTCTGATGCTGTCCTCGCTGCTGAGGAATACTACTCCCTCGGACGCAAGCTCTTTGGCAACACTGCCATTGAGCAGATCTCGCGTGCCTACGGCATCCAGGCTGTCGTCGTCTCCATCGATCCCAAGCGCGTCTATGTCCCCAAGCCCGATGCCACTCGTcacaacatcatcaagacgaaCTTCCCTGGccccaagggcgaggagtACTGTTGGTACGCCTGTACTATCAAGGGCGGCCGTGAGACCCGTGACATGGACGTTGTCGAGCTTGTCCAAGCCGTTGAGGCCATGGGTGCCGGCGAGATCCTCCTCAACTGcatcgacaaggacggcaccAACAGTGGCTTCGacctcgagctcatcaaccaggTCAAGGCCTCCATCAAGATTCCCGTCATCGCCTCGAGCGGCGCCGGAAACCCAGGCCACTTCAAGGAGGTATTTGAGAAGACCACGACTGACGCCGCCCTCGGCGCCGGCATGTTTCACCGTGGCGAGTACACAGtcaagcaggtcaaggatTATCTACAAGAGCAGGGACTCAAGGTGAGACAGTTTGAGGAGGGTTTCTAG
- a CDS encoding TFIIIC-sub6 domain-containing protein produces MASSLDETTLADTPAVLTIQDQLERDEQEEWEYEYSTTETETYYLTLELSYPEFKDRQSRAPHHSRGGYYKNWLDHNPSQMKGIGGRDNQADNDDDNDNEPLPEPEADDDEPEIDPELNNDNNDDNDNDKGKGVDARDAREEDGDKNQDDTEDIQILELHSQNPVIAYKGRVFEGQWAEIIGTEAIFAARDNENPLPALRRLDGNIDFLGACASRITTTENLVKPKISREDPLAAIREEWNIRIPVGKDRSGERAQQTRFLENLIALKKQKGETDQVTVWAKDGEGKDFKDNRDPDYKPRRRRRMFNEDGEEVIPKRERRRGTGRKIGRPRGRGRGRRATSTAAPTSTRGDLGSSAQEGALSTPTPSRWNDLFEREDDGMDDDEDNDNPSETDDDDDGDMSMAD; encoded by the exons ATGGCTTCATCGCTGGACGAGACAACGTTGGCCGACACGCCGGCTGTCCTCACTATTCAAGATCAGCTGGAACGAGACGAGCAAGAAGAATGGGAATACGAGTATTCCACTACTGAGACCGAG ACCTACTACCTGACGCTCGAGCTTTCATATCCCGAATTCAAAGACAGACAATCCAGGGCACCTCACCATAGCCGGGGAGGGTACTACAAGAACTGGCTAGACCATAACCCTAGCCAGATGAAGGGCATCGGTGGCCGGGATAATCAAGCGGACAACGACGATGATAACGACAACGAGCCGCTACCAGAGcccgaggccgacgacgacgaaccCGAGATCGACCCCGAGCTCAACAATGACAACAACGAtgacaacgacaacgacaagggcaagggcgtGGATGCGCGAGACGCAAGGGAGGAGGACGGCGACAAGAACCAGGACGATACAGAAGATATCCAAATACTGGAGCTTCACTCTCAAAACCCCGTCATAGCATACAAAGGCCGCGTTTTCGAGGGACAATGGGCCGAAATTATCGGCACAGAAGCCATTTTTGCGGCACGCGACAACGAAAACCCATTGCCTGCTCTACGCCGCCTGGATGGAAATATCGACTTTCTTGGCGCCTGCGCATCTAGAATTACTACGACCGAAAACTTGGTGAAGCCAAAGATTTCTAGGGAAGACCCTTTGGCGGCTATTCGAGAGGAGTGGAACATTCGAATCCCAGTCGGCAAGGATAGATCAGGAGAACGAGCTCAGCAGACGCGATTCTTGGAGAATTTGATTGCGCTCAAGAAACAAAAGGGCGAAACAGACCAGGTCACAGTATGGGCAaaggatggcgagggcaaggatTTCAAGGACAACAGAGACCCTGATTACAAGCCTCggcgaaggaggaggatgttcAACGAAGACGGGGAGGAAGTTATCCCAAAGCGCGAGCGCCGACGCGGAACGGGACGAAAAATTGGGCGACCAAGGGGCCGTGGTCGCGGACGCAGAGCAACATCTACCGCAgcaccaacatcaacgagGGGAGATCTCGGCAGCTCCGCACAAGAAGGGGCTCTATCGACGCCAACGCCCAGCCGATGGAACGATCTTTTTGAGAGGGAGGATGACGGTatggacgatgacgaggacaaTGACAACCCAAGTGAGacggacgacgacgacgacggtgacaTGTCAATGGCAGATTAG